A portion of the Sphingobacterium spiritivorum genome contains these proteins:
- a CDS encoding SusC/RagA family TonB-linked outer membrane protein: MKQKLLSFLVGTMILTSVAFGQEKKISGKVTSATGQALPGVTVVVQGTNLATQTDANGNYTLNVPAGKTLVFRSIGFNEKTIVVSPSATSFNVSLDDQDNALAEVVVTANAIKREKRTLGYSAPTLNNEELTSGKNASAINSLAGKVAGVNITSTSNSPGSSSRVVLRGGSSIAGNNQALIVIDGVPIDNSSVIGGASSLSSVDFGNRGNDINPDDIASMTVLKGPAAAALYGSRASNGALIITTKSGKQGAGKTEITFNSTNTLSSILKLPDFQNQYGQGYSYYDDAGNVLFENDPKENWSWGAPFTGETQEWGQAINGVRQTKPYSAVKNNVRDFFDLGVASDNNLSLSGGGEKTTFYLGLNSLNSNGVYPGKKDTYNRYGVRFNGTAEFSNKFYAGISANYNKINSNNIAGGQGGGSVYNNLLQTPRDIPVSDMGDLTNPYNGYGQIRDASGNLREDLYGYYGAYSMNPYWVLDNYNNFNDVNRIMGNVNVGYKPFEWLDIKERIGVDHYSDRRRSESPKFTFAPADNTTDNYSQSANKQTEVGQYRIDQFNVTEIIHDFMVTANHKFNDDFEASLMLGNNIRQRQTTNNSTATNASAGLVMPGWYNLANSNGPLDLIEDSWSKRRLVGVYADLNLSYKNYLFLQATARNDWSSTLPKANNSFFYPSVSGSFVFSELMSPEARQILSYGKLRANIAKVGNDTDPYQLITTFSRGEINGGFGTTTFPFGNVSALMSSSTIGNALLKPEITTSYEVGTELGFFANRLSLDFSYYKNSSKNQILSIPIPNSTGYGFSVINAGKVENSGIELSLRGTPVKTADFSWELMGTFTKNNSKVIELMEGVDQVSLGGFSGMSIVAAKGKPYGEFYAVTNATDAQGRTIVDAETGLPVITDEPQYLGSYNPKFQASLGTNVNYKNWSLNALFDMKHGGVFFSRTRDIMAFTGTSEETGGDRFGQIFPNSVYLDDAGNSIVNTTATYDKVDYFPTREAGLNVVDASYVKLRSLAISYKFSKNQLKNTPFGSASVGLFGNNLFIWTPSENKYADPEVNSAGAGNAQGFDYTAQPSLRNYGINVKVSF, from the coding sequence ATGAAACAAAAATTACTCAGTTTTCTCGTTGGGACAATGATACTGACTTCAGTAGCATTTGGTCAGGAGAAGAAAATTAGTGGTAAAGTAACTTCCGCTACAGGACAGGCTTTACCAGGTGTTACTGTTGTTGTACAAGGGACAAACCTTGCTACACAAACAGATGCAAATGGTAATTACACGTTAAATGTTCCGGCAGGAAAGACACTGGTATTTCGTTCAATTGGATTTAACGAAAAGACTATTGTTGTATCTCCTTCAGCAACTTCATTTAATGTGTCATTAGACGATCAGGACAATGCACTGGCAGAAGTTGTCGTAACAGCAAATGCAATTAAGAGAGAAAAAAGAACATTAGGGTATTCAGCTCCTACCTTGAACAATGAAGAGCTGACTTCCGGAAAAAATGCAAGTGCAATCAATTCGTTAGCGGGTAAAGTAGCTGGTGTTAACATCACTTCCACATCCAACTCACCGGGAAGCTCTTCAAGAGTTGTTTTAAGAGGAGGATCTTCCATTGCCGGAAATAATCAGGCATTGATCGTTATTGATGGTGTACCAATTGACAACTCCAGTGTAATTGGTGGAGCTTCTTCTTTGAGCAGTGTCGATTTTGGTAACAGAGGAAATGATATCAATCCAGATGACATTGCTTCCATGACAGTGTTAAAAGGTCCGGCTGCCGCTGCTCTTTACGGATCACGTGCATCTAACGGTGCGTTGATCATTACGACTAAAAGCGGGAAACAAGGTGCAGGTAAAACCGAGATCACTTTTAACAGTACAAATACACTGTCCTCTATTCTGAAACTTCCTGATTTTCAAAATCAATATGGACAAGGATATTCTTACTATGACGATGCAGGTAATGTATTATTCGAAAACGATCCAAAAGAAAACTGGTCATGGGGTGCTCCTTTTACCGGAGAAACACAAGAGTGGGGACAAGCCATTAACGGAGTCCGTCAGACAAAACCATATTCAGCGGTCAAAAATAATGTAAGAGATTTCTTTGATCTGGGAGTTGCTTCTGATAATAACCTGAGTTTGTCCGGTGGCGGTGAGAAGACAACATTTTACTTAGGTCTTAACTCGCTGAATTCAAATGGTGTGTATCCGGGTAAAAAAGATACATACAACAGATACGGAGTTCGTTTCAATGGAACAGCAGAATTTTCTAATAAATTCTATGCCGGAATCTCCGCGAATTACAATAAAATAAACAGTAATAATATTGCCGGAGGGCAAGGAGGTGGATCTGTTTACAATAATTTGTTGCAGACCCCAAGAGATATTCCAGTCTCGGATATGGGCGATCTGACAAACCCGTACAACGGTTATGGCCAGATTAGAGATGCTTCCGGTAACCTGAGAGAAGATCTATACGGTTACTATGGTGCATATTCTATGAATCCATATTGGGTATTGGACAATTATAATAACTTCAATGATGTAAACCGCATTATGGGTAATGTAAATGTGGGATACAAGCCTTTTGAATGGTTGGATATTAAAGAACGTATTGGTGTAGACCACTATTCAGACAGACGCCGGTCAGAATCTCCTAAGTTTACTTTTGCTCCGGCAGACAATACGACGGATAATTATTCTCAATCCGCAAATAAACAAACTGAAGTAGGCCAATACCGCATTGACCAGTTTAATGTAACAGAAATTATTCATGATTTCATGGTTACCGCTAATCATAAGTTTAACGATGATTTTGAAGCTTCTTTAATGTTAGGAAACAATATCCGTCAGCGTCAGACTACTAATAATAGCACCGCTACAAATGCGAGTGCGGGACTAGTGATGCCGGGATGGTATAATCTGGCAAACAGTAACGGACCACTGGATCTGATTGAAGATTCATGGAGTAAAAGAAGATTGGTTGGGGTATATGCCGACTTAAATTTATCTTATAAAAACTATTTGTTCTTACAGGCAACAGCACGTAATGACTGGTCTTCAACTTTACCAAAAGCCAACAATTCATTTTTCTACCCAAGTGTAAGCGGTTCATTTGTATTCTCTGAACTGATGTCACCTGAAGCAAGACAAATCCTGAGTTATGGTAAGTTAAGAGCTAATATTGCGAAAGTAGGTAATGATACAGATCCTTATCAGTTAATTACCACATTCTCCAGAGGAGAGATTAATGGTGGTTTTGGTACGACTACATTCCCTTTTGGTAATGTATCTGCTTTAATGTCGAGTTCAACTATCGGTAATGCTCTGTTGAAACCAGAGATCACTACTTCATATGAGGTGGGTACAGAGTTAGGATTTTTTGCTAACAGATTATCTTTAGATTTCTCTTACTACAAAAACAGTTCGAAAAATCAGATCTTAAGTATTCCGATCCCGAATTCTACAGGATATGGATTCAGCGTTATTAATGCAGGGAAAGTTGAAAACTCAGGTATCGAATTATCTCTGAGAGGTACGCCGGTTAAAACAGCAGATTTCTCATGGGAACTGATGGGTACATTCACTAAAAATAACAGTAAGGTAATAGAACTGATGGAAGGTGTAGATCAGGTTTCTTTAGGTGGATTTAGCGGAATGTCTATTGTAGCAGCAAAAGGTAAACCATATGGTGAGTTTTATGCGGTAACAAACGCAACAGATGCACAAGGAAGAACAATTGTTGACGCAGAAACAGGTTTGCCGGTAATCACAGACGAACCTCAGTACTTAGGGAGTTACAATCCGAAGTTTCAGGCTTCCTTAGGAACCAACGTAAACTACAAAAACTGGTCACTGAACGCTTTATTTGATATGAAACATGGAGGTGTATTTTTCTCAAGAACAAGAGATATCATGGCTTTCACAGGTACTTCTGAAGAGACAGGAGGAGATCGATTTGGTCAGATTTTCCCTAATTCAGTTTATCTGGATGATGCAGGTAACAGTATAGTTAATACTACTGCAACATACGATAAAGTGGATTACTTCCCAACCAGAGAAGCCGGATTAAATGTGGTAGATGCCTCTTATGTCAAATTACGTAGTTTGGCAATCTCTTACAAATTCTCTAAAAACCAACTGAAAAATACACCGTTCGGTAGTGCGTCAGTAGGTCTGTTTGGAAATAATCTGTTTATCTGGACTCCGAGTGAAAATAAATATGCGGATCCTGAAGTAAACTCTGCAGGAGCGGGCAATGCACAAGGATTTGACTATACTGCTCAGCCTTCTCTGAGAAATTATGGAATAAATGTTAAGGTTTCATTCTAG
- a CDS encoding OmpA family protein yields the protein MKVKNIYRLLVFTILLIGGLTSVKGQEQISLRSTAEKLYYQYEYYNASRIYEKLVDTKKPRVQDMERLAECYYRINDYALAQNWYARVIDGGKFSDQSQLNYAETLKKNGNYAAAKEQFAQYGTRTGKTAEVALAIQGADSAVIWMANPTLHKLKNEETINTRYSEFGTTPLYNSVLYVGEPSGWDGKTSGMTGRPYLRIYSSSKEADGITLKYPSILPDVFNNAPYHVGPVAANKEENVLFVTRTHPGEDAEKQRSGNYRFKKHNLELLIYTRSGDSWTETAFPYNNVKNYSVGHAALSDDEQTLYFASDMPGGKGGVDIWYCTRLADGSWSTPVNAGEEINSAGDEMFPSVFGNKLYYSSNGFAGMGGLDVFVAEGQQNSFHSRQNLRFPVNSASDDFCYVMVSDSPDSFYGYVSSDRNGGKGLDDIYSFSYDKPKIIIRLEGQTLNKVTSEQIEDVQLTLLDDNGQVVLRRLSNASGAFTFPLDARTNYRIVAEKVKFHGDSVAIAALYPQKDTTIRLTLRLQPVIEKGTSFVLENIYYDLDKYNIREDAKPILNQLVRTMRDNPTLKIELSSHTDSRATARYNMKLSQNRAQAAVDYIVSRGIARDRIVAKGYGESKLVNKCADGVQCSEAEHQANRRTEIKVLAY from the coding sequence ATGAAGGTAAAGAATATATATAGGCTACTCGTTTTCACCATACTCCTGATAGGCGGGTTAACTTCTGTCAAGGGGCAGGAGCAGATTAGCCTCCGTTCTACGGCAGAGAAACTGTACTATCAGTACGAATATTATAATGCTTCGCGGATTTATGAAAAACTGGTAGACACGAAGAAACCTCGTGTACAGGATATGGAACGCCTTGCAGAATGCTATTACCGGATTAATGATTATGCGTTAGCTCAAAACTGGTATGCCCGTGTAATTGATGGAGGAAAGTTTTCGGATCAGTCCCAACTGAACTATGCTGAAACACTTAAAAAGAACGGTAATTATGCAGCAGCAAAGGAACAGTTTGCCCAATATGGTACCCGTACCGGAAAAACTGCTGAAGTAGCTCTTGCGATTCAAGGAGCAGACTCTGCAGTGATATGGATGGCAAATCCAACCCTTCATAAGCTAAAGAATGAAGAAACAATCAATACACGTTACTCTGAATTTGGTACCACACCGCTTTATAACAGTGTCTTGTATGTCGGCGAGCCAAGTGGATGGGATGGGAAAACGTCAGGTATGACAGGACGCCCTTATCTGCGTATTTATTCTTCAAGCAAAGAAGCTGATGGTATTACCTTAAAATATCCAAGTATCTTGCCTGATGTATTTAATAATGCACCTTATCACGTAGGACCTGTAGCCGCTAATAAAGAAGAAAATGTACTCTTCGTTACCCGTACTCATCCGGGAGAAGATGCTGAGAAACAGCGTTCAGGTAATTACAGGTTTAAAAAGCACAATCTGGAACTGTTAATCTATACCCGCTCAGGAGATAGCTGGACCGAAACCGCATTTCCTTATAATAATGTAAAGAACTATTCAGTAGGACATGCAGCCTTGAGTGATGATGAACAAACACTTTATTTTGCTTCAGATATGCCCGGAGGTAAAGGTGGTGTAGATATCTGGTATTGCACTCGTCTGGCAGATGGTAGCTGGAGTACTCCGGTAAATGCAGGAGAAGAGATTAACTCTGCCGGAGATGAGATGTTTCCTTCAGTATTCGGCAATAAATTGTACTATTCCAGTAACGGTTTTGCAGGTATGGGGGGGCTGGATGTATTTGTTGCTGAAGGGCAGCAGAATTCATTCCATAGCCGACAAAATCTGCGCTTTCCCGTTAATTCAGCTTCCGATGATTTTTGCTATGTGATGGTTAGTGACAGTCCTGATTCATTTTACGGATATGTATCTTCAGATCGCAACGGAGGTAAAGGATTGGATGATATATACTCATTTTCGTACGATAAACCAAAAATTATTATCCGCCTGGAAGGGCAGACACTTAACAAAGTGACTTCAGAGCAGATAGAAGATGTACAACTTACATTGCTGGATGATAACGGACAGGTGGTGTTAAGAAGGCTAAGTAATGCAAGCGGTGCGTTTACATTTCCGTTAGATGCCCGTACCAACTATCGTATAGTGGCAGAAAAAGTTAAGTTTCACGGGGATTCTGTGGCTATTGCGGCCTTATATCCTCAAAAAGATACCACGATCAGGCTGACTCTTCGTTTACAACCTGTAATAGAAAAAGGAACAAGCTTCGTACTGGAAAATATCTATTACGATCTGGATAAATATAATATTCGGGAGGACGCCAAGCCAATCCTTAATCAACTCGTAAGAACTATGCGGGATAATCCTACACTGAAGATCGAACTTTCCAGCCATACGGACAGCCGCGCTACCGCACGATACAATATGAAGTTGTCTCAGAATCGTGCACAGGCAGCAGTAGACTATATTGTAAGCCGCGGCATAGCGCGTGATCGGATTGTTGCTAAAGGATATGGTGAAAGTAAACTTGTCAATAAATGTGCAGATGGCGTACAATGTTCAGAAGCTGAACATCAGGCAAATCGCCGTACCGAAATAAAAGTATTAGCGTATTAA
- a CDS encoding type IX secretion system membrane protein PorP/SprF: MKYGKYILMVVGILGLRIGEAQQSIQFTQYIFNSMSVNPAYAGYKEEWFAQVGLRSQWTGWEGAPKTGTVSIDGVVDPVSKRHGVGLNITADKLGAQAATSIYGNYAFRLQLDEEDTQRLSLGIAGGVTQYSLDGNKLDPNQPGDPTIPTGKISDWAPDIRLGVYYYNPRWYAGVSVQDLFNGTNSGSDYRFNQNTSESLYRTISGYLIAGALFELSQGVHLRPSMLIKEDFKGPTSLDVNAMFVFNSKFWIGAGYRTRARIFNRTYQDRTVDKLSATNAITGIAQFYATERLRIGYSYDAMINRMSGLQNGSHEITLGLTFGRRGASQYLSPRFF, translated from the coding sequence ATGAAATACGGAAAATATATACTGATGGTTGTGGGAATACTAGGTCTGCGTATAGGTGAGGCGCAGCAGAGTATCCAGTTTACACAATATATCTTCAATTCGATGAGTGTCAATCCGGCCTATGCCGGATACAAAGAAGAGTGGTTTGCACAGGTTGGTTTGCGTAGCCAGTGGACGGGCTGGGAAGGAGCTCCGAAAACGGGTACAGTATCTATCGATGGAGTAGTGGATCCCGTATCCAAACGTCATGGTGTAGGGCTGAATATCACCGCTGATAAACTGGGTGCTCAAGCGGCGACATCCATATATGGCAATTATGCTTTCCGTCTTCAGCTGGATGAAGAAGATACCCAGCGATTAAGTCTTGGTATTGCAGGAGGAGTTACACAGTATAGTCTTGATGGAAATAAGCTGGATCCGAATCAACCCGGAGATCCAACCATTCCGACAGGCAAAATATCAGACTGGGCTCCGGATATTCGTTTAGGTGTATATTATTATAATCCACGTTGGTATGCAGGGGTTTCCGTTCAGGATTTGTTCAATGGAACAAATTCGGGATCAGATTACAGGTTTAACCAAAATACTTCGGAAAGTTTATATCGTACAATCAGTGGTTATCTGATTGCAGGAGCCTTATTCGAATTGAGTCAGGGCGTACACCTGAGACCAAGTATGCTGATCAAAGAAGATTTTAAAGGACCTACTTCGTTGGATGTAAATGCTATGTTCGTATTCAACAGTAAATTCTGGATCGGAGCGGGATACCGTACACGTGCCCGGATCTTCAACCGTACATACCAGGATCGAACCGTAGACAAATTAAGCGCAACGAATGCGATCACAGGTATTGCGCAGTTCTACGCGACAGAGCGCCTTCGTATCGGATACTCTTACGATGCTATGATTAACAGAATGAGCGGATTACAGAACGGATCCCATGAGATTACACTGGGGCTTACATTTGGTCGTAGAGGAGCAAGTCAGTATCTGAGTCCACGGTTTTTTTAG
- a CDS encoding gliding motility-associated C-terminal domain-containing protein yields MINKIKIFLLILMLPFALKGFAQDGKKSLFSDNGRMVVAEGTSDVLYSESLYIGPNADWQINGDLYVYSKQIWIAPTAKIRGTGKLILKDPGTNPYYAGWGNQATVIDGNNGEFIAVNIIIDNPSNVKLADIADPGYNLKETTDNIAALKVASNIDFNVKGGDILLNGYELVLGAEAQLLNAGSVNSPNQNINGYVVTGNITKSLLIKSLKTGEKFLFPVGIDESSYTPAILTPQGETRLYVGVVDYEAAGANIELKDKEIGMDRVWHVFADKNLLSDYTLIHQSITNGKMYVDKTAEIMQYTGNGNWVGDVTKLESAGVHTRQGLQTYAARTISGTWMTKLSFKGPVANDDTFDLPYADDYTKNENVFHILQNDEAGTSPIVVSSVTIVRPPSHGKITVNIDGTVTYTPDPGFVGVDEFEYSITDENGLSDTGKVTINVNARDLHIPNVFTPNGDGINDYFEIIGYEYYDRIGVTIVNRWGNEVYRNNSYDNRWEGSGLNSGTYFYIIEAVKDGKSRIFKGDVLIKRN; encoded by the coding sequence ATGATCAATAAGATAAAAATATTTTTGTTAATTCTGATGTTACCATTCGCGCTCAAAGGGTTTGCACAGGATGGTAAGAAAAGTTTGTTTTCAGACAACGGACGTATGGTGGTAGCTGAAGGAACATCAGATGTTTTGTATTCAGAAAGTCTATATATTGGTCCTAATGCAGACTGGCAGATCAACGGAGATCTGTATGTGTATAGTAAACAAATCTGGATAGCACCTACTGCCAAGATTCGTGGTACAGGTAAACTGATTCTAAAAGATCCGGGGACTAATCCATACTATGCCGGTTGGGGAAATCAGGCAACAGTTATTGACGGAAATAACGGAGAATTTATTGCTGTGAATATCATCATAGATAATCCTTCAAATGTTAAGCTGGCCGATATAGCCGATCCGGGATATAACCTGAAAGAGACGACAGATAATATTGCAGCCCTGAAAGTTGCTTCCAATATAGATTTCAATGTTAAGGGCGGAGATATTCTGCTGAATGGATATGAGCTTGTACTGGGAGCTGAAGCACAATTGCTGAACGCAGGCAGTGTCAACAGTCCTAATCAGAATATCAATGGATATGTGGTTACAGGTAATATTACGAAGAGTCTTTTGATTAAAAGTTTAAAAACAGGAGAGAAATTCCTGTTTCCGGTAGGTATTGATGAGAGCAGTTATACACCTGCAATTCTGACTCCTCAGGGAGAGACCAGACTTTATGTCGGAGTGGTAGATTATGAGGCTGCAGGCGCAAATATAGAACTTAAAGATAAGGAAATCGGTATGGACAGAGTATGGCATGTGTTCGCTGATAAAAACCTGCTTTCAGATTATACACTTATCCATCAGTCAATCACTAACGGTAAGATGTATGTCGATAAAACAGCTGAAATTATGCAGTATACAGGCAACGGTAACTGGGTAGGAGATGTGACTAAGCTGGAATCTGCTGGAGTGCACACACGACAAGGCCTTCAAACTTATGCTGCCCGAACCATTTCAGGAACCTGGATGACCAAGTTAAGTTTTAAAGGACCTGTTGCCAATGACGATACCTTTGATCTGCCTTACGCAGATGACTATACAAAAAATGAGAATGTATTCCATATTCTGCAGAATGATGAGGCCGGAACCAGCCCGATAGTCGTATCATCTGTAACGATAGTAAGACCTCCGTCGCACGGTAAGATTACCGTAAATATAGATGGAACCGTCACATATACTCCGGACCCGGGCTTTGTTGGAGTGGATGAATTCGAGTATAGTATCACGGATGAAAACGGTCTTTCTGATACAGGCAAAGTTACCATTAATGTAAATGCCCGTGATCTGCATATTCCGAATGTATTTACTCCTAACGGAGACGGAATCAATGATTACTTTGAAATTATCGGTTATGAATATTATGACCGTATAGGAGTGACTATCGTGAACCGTTGGGGAAATGAAGTATACCGCAATAACAGCTATGATAACAGATGGGAGGGTAGCGGCCTTAATTCTGGCACCTATTTCTATATTATCGAAGCGGTGAAAGATGGTAAAAGCCGTATATTTAAAGGGGACGTGCTGATCAAACGGAATTAG
- a CDS encoding CshA/CshB family fibrillar adhesin-related protein yields MRKILLFVLICSFFAQLNASGQCTLPSGQFATAAFATGGSSVYKNNVLWLTWGAQVASDTYGKHNQTLNNGSSSYASINMGGGRYLCIQATISNLVGLINSYAPGNYSGDSMDDMYNIGGTGSNNKLVSGIRNTTDGASVSFTLTCKASIDGVPVRLNGMVLGDAESLASRENFTATASGTWSIVDLKKNTSSTAYEVRKDNLTGNKQKLSFLKGNDNNTGAVAFLTFNEQAFQGTDLSVSFDVTLKGGGLTAISLGLLPPAIDGGDAPESYGTPLHMIDALNVKYDNIPVNTVVNLNTTSYQVGGLETATSGFLGTTGPDADNKPLYSKDAMGDNNDGIAGVNEEDAWPAQYKSFSYKLYYNPNQTISVAIPYKAYRDGYIAGWIDFNQNGVFDASERAVATAPASGTTVNLTWTVPQNRVIRSTYVRLRYGYNLNELQVATGSAVGGEVEDHRIFIQGSAITNPMLPGKGRK; encoded by the coding sequence ATGAGAAAGATTTTATTATTTGTTCTGATTTGTAGCTTTTTTGCTCAGCTAAATGCTTCCGGGCAGTGTACTCTTCCTTCCGGACAATTTGCTACAGCAGCCTTTGCTACAGGAGGAAGTAGCGTATATAAAAATAATGTACTCTGGTTGACATGGGGTGCACAAGTTGCATCTGATACGTATGGAAAACATAATCAGACACTTAATAATGGATCATCTTCTTATGCTTCTATTAATATGGGCGGAGGACGTTACTTATGTATACAGGCAACAATTTCTAATTTGGTAGGATTGATCAACAGTTACGCTCCGGGAAATTATAGCGGGGATTCAATGGATGATATGTATAATATTGGTGGCACCGGATCTAATAATAAACTGGTGAGTGGTATCCGGAATACCACAGATGGTGCCTCTGTTAGTTTTACATTGACATGCAAAGCCTCCATTGACGGAGTACCGGTACGGCTTAACGGAATGGTACTTGGTGACGCTGAATCACTGGCAAGTAGAGAAAATTTCACAGCTACAGCTTCCGGAACATGGTCTATCGTGGATTTAAAAAAGAATACATCTTCTACTGCTTATGAAGTAAGAAAGGATAATCTAACCGGAAATAAGCAGAAATTATCCTTTTTAAAAGGAAACGACAACAACACAGGTGCTGTGGCATTTCTGACCTTTAATGAGCAGGCTTTTCAGGGGACTGATCTGAGTGTATCATTTGATGTAACCCTTAAGGGGGGAGGGTTAACTGCGATTTCTTTAGGACTATTGCCTCCGGCTATAGATGGTGGTGACGCTCCTGAAAGCTATGGAACCCCCCTTCATATGATTGATGCATTGAACGTCAAATATGATAATATTCCGGTGAATACTGTTGTCAATCTAAATACTACATCCTATCAGGTTGGAGGCCTTGAAACAGCTACTTCCGGTTTTCTGGGAACTACCGGTCCTGATGCTGACAATAAACCGCTGTACAGTAAAGATGCAATGGGAGATAATAATGACGGTATAGCAGGTGTTAATGAAGAAGATGCATGGCCTGCTCAATATAAAAGTTTTTCTTATAAACTGTATTATAATCCAAATCAAACTATATCGGTAGCTATTCCTTATAAAGCTTACAGAGACGGATATATTGCCGGATGGATTGATTTTAATCAAAATGGTGTCTTTGATGCGTCAGAAAGAGCTGTTGCTACAGCTCCGGCTTCCGGTACTACGGTGAATCTTACGTGGACCGTTCCGCAAAATCGTGTGATAAGAAGTACATATGTAAGATTGCGATATGGTTATAACCTTAATGAACTACAAGTGGCGACAGGAAGCGCTGTTGGAGGAGAGGTAGAAGACCATAGAATATTTATACAGGGATCGGCAATAACAAATCCGATGCTGCCTGGTAAAGGCAGAAAATAA